A single Streptomyces mirabilis DNA region contains:
- a CDS encoding MarR family transcriptional regulator codes for MIRIRLGADDLERVQIADAPDFGYELALGGSVLADRTRASHLSQWRREVARNWNPGYSRLFDLYTPGYLPTFSGLAARPVQAQMAHPAVDPDSTGTVLHVRDLARARALTPFTTALADGHAPAYGALSKLVSGFQTIALDPFRRRITSVVATASARAGTRAATSGIDAMLRTLHPMVHWDGSVLALDILHDCHEPLEGRPLVLQPSALAIGISINPAADSVTITYPATNGVLALDPASRAPSLALATLLGSTRAAALAAVVEAPALTTGDLAAVLGLSAAAASRQATALREAGLIATFRNAQTVHHHPTRLGRDLLSGSDDARDW; via the coding sequence TTGATACGGATACGCCTCGGCGCCGATGATCTTGAACGGGTGCAGATTGCTGATGCGCCCGACTTCGGCTATGAACTCGCCCTGGGCGGGTCCGTGTTGGCCGACCGGACCCGAGCCAGTCATCTCTCACAATGGCGACGTGAGGTCGCCCGCAACTGGAACCCGGGCTACTCCAGGCTATTTGACCTCTATACCCCGGGCTATCTGCCGACGTTCTCCGGCCTGGCCGCCCGTCCCGTCCAGGCCCAGATGGCCCACCCGGCCGTCGATCCCGACTCCACCGGCACTGTCCTCCACGTGCGCGACCTGGCTCGGGCCCGTGCCCTGACGCCCTTCACCACTGCTCTGGCCGATGGACATGCTCCCGCGTACGGCGCGTTAAGTAAGCTGGTCTCCGGCTTCCAGACCATCGCGTTGGATCCGTTCCGACGCCGGATCACCTCCGTTGTGGCTACCGCTTCGGCTCGGGCCGGAACCCGGGCTGCGACATCCGGTATCGATGCCATGCTGCGCACTCTGCACCCCATGGTGCACTGGGATGGGTCTGTACTGGCCCTGGACATCCTCCACGACTGCCACGAGCCGCTTGAAGGCCGCCCGTTGGTTCTTCAGCCCTCGGCGCTCGCGATCGGGATCAGCATCAACCCCGCTGCCGACTCGGTCACCATCACGTACCCGGCAACCAACGGTGTCCTTGCCCTTGATCCCGCATCACGCGCGCCAAGCTTGGCCTTGGCAACATTGCTCGGCTCCACCAGGGCGGCCGCTTTGGCCGCCGTGGTCGAGGCTCCGGCTCTGACCACCGGAGACCTCGCGGCGGTCCTGGGCCTGTCTGCTGCCGCCGCCTCCCGGCAGGCCACCGCCCTACGCGAGGCCGGCCTGATTGCCACGTTCCGCAACGCCCAGACCGTTCACCATCACCCGACCCGGCTCGGTAGGGACCTGCTCAGCGGCTCGGACGACGCCAGGGACTGGTGA
- a CDS encoding NAD(P)-dependent alcohol dehydrogenase: protein MGVGCMVDSCRECDHCRAGLEPYCRVGHVRTYNDTGRDGQPTLGGYSEKIVVDEAYVVRIPDALPLRTAAPLLCAGITMYSPLRHWKAGADKSVAIVGFGGLGHVGVPIAAALGAPPTVLDLTLDRRDDAMRRGARDYRVTTDPATFTDLAGTFDLIVSTAPANLDYEALLELLTLDGTFVNLGVPKKPISVDVFSLLYNRRSMAGTLVGGIQETQEMLDFCAEHEIAAEVEVIKADQIDAAFDRLAAGDVRYRFVIDISTMAAD from the coding sequence GTGGGAGTCGGCTGCATGGTCGACTCCTGCCGGGAGTGCGACCACTGCCGGGCGGGGCTGGAGCCGTACTGCCGTGTCGGGCACGTGCGGACCTACAACGACACCGGCCGCGACGGGCAGCCCACCCTGGGCGGATACAGCGAGAAGATCGTCGTCGATGAGGCCTATGTGGTCCGCATCCCCGATGCCCTTCCGTTGCGCACCGCCGCGCCCCTGCTTTGCGCCGGGATCACGATGTACTCGCCGCTCCGGCACTGGAAGGCCGGAGCGGACAAGAGTGTCGCGATCGTTGGCTTCGGGGGCCTCGGACACGTCGGCGTGCCGATCGCGGCAGCGCTGGGCGCGCCCCCGACCGTACTGGACCTGACCCTGGACCGGCGTGACGACGCAATGCGGCGCGGTGCCCGTGACTATCGGGTCACCACCGACCCCGCGACGTTTACTGATCTGGCCGGAACCTTCGACCTGATCGTCTCGACCGCGCCGGCGAACCTCGACTACGAGGCCCTTCTCGAACTGCTTACGCTGGACGGCACGTTCGTCAACCTCGGCGTCCCCAAGAAGCCGATCAGCGTAGATGTCTTCTCCCTTCTGTACAACCGACGATCGATGGCGGGCACGCTGGTCGGCGGCATCCAGGAGACACAGGAAATGCTCGACTTCTGCGCCGAGCACGAGATCGCCGCCGAAGTGGAGGTCATCAAGGCGGATCAGATCGACGCTGCCTTCGATCGGCTCGCAGCTGGTGACGTCCGCTACCGGTTCGTGATCGACATCAGCACGATGGCGGCAGACTGA
- a CDS encoding alpha/beta hydrolase codes for MSTGKVSFPHGGHQVVGNVFLPPGFDETKKYPAIVAPHPFGAVKEQASGLYAERLAGQGYITLAYDASHYGESGGEPRLFEVPGDRVEDIRCAVDYFSDHPQVDPERIGALGICASGGYTVNAAQTEARIKAVATVSAFNVGDARRNGVPRGLFTEEFRVQRLKEIGEQRTKEAAGEPLHMINFVPMSAEEIDENTPELYREVYDYYRTPRAQHPNAPGKYAFTSLDRQMAFDAFTHVESISPRPLLMIAGSEADTLYFSREAIDKANEPKEPFVIDGATHIDMCDRPQFVPQAITKLTDFYAKYL; via the coding sequence GTGAGCACCGGGAAGGTCAGCTTCCCGCACGGCGGGCACCAGGTCGTCGGCAACGTCTTCCTGCCGCCCGGCTTCGACGAGACCAAGAAGTACCCGGCCATCGTCGCCCCCCACCCCTTCGGCGCCGTGAAGGAGCAGGCCTCAGGTCTGTATGCCGAACGCCTCGCCGGACAGGGGTACATCACGCTCGCCTACGACGCCTCCCACTACGGCGAGAGCGGCGGCGAGCCGCGCCTGTTCGAGGTCCCTGGCGACCGGGTCGAGGACATCCGCTGCGCCGTCGACTACTTCTCCGACCACCCCCAGGTCGACCCGGAGCGCATCGGTGCGCTGGGCATCTGCGCCAGCGGCGGTTACACCGTCAACGCGGCGCAGACCGAGGCTCGGATCAAGGCGGTCGCCACGGTCAGCGCCTTCAACGTCGGCGACGCGCGCCGCAACGGCGTCCCGCGCGGTCTGTTCACCGAGGAGTTCCGCGTCCAGCGTCTGAAGGAGATCGGCGAACAGCGCACCAAGGAGGCGGCGGGCGAGCCCCTCCATATGATCAACTTCGTGCCCATGTCGGCCGAGGAGATCGACGAGAACACCCCGGAGCTGTACCGCGAGGTCTACGACTACTACCGCACGCCGCGCGCGCAGCACCCGAACGCGCCCGGCAAGTACGCCTTCACCAGCCTGGACAGGCAGATGGCGTTCGACGCGTTCACCCACGTCGAGTCGATCTCGCCGCGGCCGCTGCTGATGATCGCCGGTTCCGAGGCCGACACGCTGTACTTCAGCCGCGAGGCCATCGACAAGGCGAACGAGCCCAAGGAGCCGTTCGTGATCGACGGCGCCACGCACATCGACATGTGCGACCGGCCGCAGTTCGTGCCGCAGGCGATCACCAAGCTGACGGACTTCTACGCCAAGTACCTGTAG
- a CDS encoding IS701 family transposase, giving the protein MTAEQIAGWDAALTELSGSMGRLFNRPEPRVVFAQFVEGLLAELPRKNGWTLAERAGHVTADRMQWLLNGSVWCADLLRDAVREYVVTHLGDPDASLVIDDTQAQKKVTKSVGVAYQHCGLTGDVPNCQTMVMLTYATQTGHAFIDRRLYLPEEWTADQQRCRETGVPQDVGFATKPELASTMLEQARATHVPFSWVLADADYGRDPQPDSPACAGRTGEAPLDPERGNGPPPLARGERSRCRHLPFHQSLASSEPLSRSLPSRVG; this is encoded by the coding sequence GTGACGGCTGAGCAGATAGCCGGGTGGGACGCGGCGCTGACCGAACTGAGCGGCTCGATGGGGCGTTTGTTCAACCGGCCGGAGCCTCGGGTGGTGTTCGCGCAGTTCGTCGAGGGGCTGCTGGCGGAGTTGCCGAGGAAGAACGGCTGGACGTTGGCCGAGCGGGCCGGGCATGTGACCGCGGATCGGATGCAGTGGCTGCTGAACGGCTCGGTGTGGTGTGCTGACCTGCTGCGGGACGCGGTCCGCGAGTACGTCGTGACACATCTGGGCGATCCGGACGCCTCGCTGGTGATCGACGACACGCAGGCGCAGAAGAAGGTCACCAAGTCGGTCGGGGTGGCCTACCAGCACTGCGGTCTGACGGGCGATGTCCCCAACTGCCAGACCATGGTGATGCTCACCTACGCCACCCAAACCGGGCATGCCTTCATCGACCGCCGCCTGTACCTGCCCGAGGAATGGACCGCCGACCAGCAGCGATGCCGTGAAACCGGGGTGCCCCAGGACGTCGGCTTCGCCACCAAGCCCGAACTGGCCAGCACGATGCTCGAGCAGGCCCGCGCAACCCACGTGCCGTTCTCCTGGGTGCTGGCCGACGCCGACTACGGCCGTGACCCGCAGCCGGACTCCCCCGCCTGTGCAGGAAGAACCGGGGAGGCTCCCCTCGATCCCGAAAGGGGGAACGGACCACCCCCGCTCGCGCGGGGAGAGCGTTCGAGATGTCGTCACCTCCCCTTTCACCAGTCCCTGGCGTCGTCCGAGCCGCTGAGCAGGTCCCTACCGAGCCGGGTCGGGTGA
- a CDS encoding IS701 family transposase, translating into MVLVDHFCSLRRRITGEPRAWSTIRRCCWTSTGCPSYTLSGLHCGLTGDVRNCQTMVMLTYATAAGHAFIDRPLYLPEEWTEDRERCRAAGIPDEVDFATKPELAIAMLDGALAAGVPFTWILADSGYGRDPQVRAWCHDRAVPYVLGVPVDLPLDGPPGKSRQPAVKRADDLLHYARVRDQWERRSCGFGAKGERLHDWAAFTVEVTEEKPAVGLSHWMVLRRSLHPNRRGKDGQLHREIAYFLVHAPACSTVSEIIARAGGRWQIEEDNEINKQLVGFAQYQVRKWTPWYRHVTACMLATAFLAVQRAAFPEPEQESDADLQPSASGKVLATAESEATG; encoded by the coding sequence GTGGTCCTGGTTGATCATTTCTGTTCTCTACGCAGAAGGATCACCGGGGAGCCACGGGCTTGGTCAACGATACGACGTTGCTGCTGGACCTCGACGGGGTGTCCGTCATACACGTTGAGCGGCTTGCACTGCGGACTGACCGGAGATGTCCGCAACTGTCAGACCATGGTCATGCTCACCTACGCCACCGCCGCCGGACACGCCTTCATCGACCGCCCCCTGTACCTGCCCGAGGAATGGACCGAGGACCGTGAGCGGTGCCGGGCGGCTGGCATCCCCGACGAGGTTGACTTCGCCACCAAGCCCGAGCTGGCCATCGCCATGCTCGACGGCGCCCTGGCCGCCGGTGTCCCCTTCACCTGGATACTGGCCGATTCCGGCTACGGACGCGATCCGCAGGTGCGGGCCTGGTGCCATGACCGGGCCGTGCCCTACGTGCTCGGCGTCCCCGTCGACCTCCCGCTGGACGGCCCGCCGGGAAAATCCCGCCAACCGGCGGTGAAGCGCGCCGATGACCTGCTGCACTATGCCCGCGTCCGTGACCAGTGGGAACGCCGCTCCTGCGGCTTCGGCGCCAAGGGCGAACGGCTCCACGACTGGGCCGCGTTCACCGTCGAGGTCACGGAGGAGAAGCCGGCCGTGGGCCTCTCCCACTGGATGGTCCTGCGCAGATCCCTGCATCCCAACCGGCGCGGCAAGGACGGACAACTCCATCGCGAGATCGCCTACTTCCTCGTGCACGCACCCGCCTGCAGCACCGTTTCGGAGATCATCGCCAGGGCGGGAGGCCGTTGGCAGATCGAGGAGGACAACGAGATCAACAAGCAGCTCGTCGGCTTCGCGCAATACCAGGTCCGCAAGTGGACGCCCTGGTACCGGCATGTCACCGCCTGCATGTTGGCCACCGCCTTCCTCGCTGTCCAACGCGCCGCCTTCCCCGAACCAGAGCAGGAGAGCGACGCCGACTTGCAGCCGTCCGCCTCGGGAAAAGTCCTGGCCACGGCCGAGAGCGAGGCCACCGGCTGA
- a CDS encoding IS110 family transposase, translating into MYDIDDVGVFLGLDVGKSAHHGHGLTPAGKKVFDKQLPNSEPKLRAVFDKLAAKFGTVLVIVDQPASIGALPLTVARDAGCKVAYLPGLAMRRIADLYPGEAKTDAKDAAVIADAARTMPHTLRSLELTDEITAELTVLVGFDQDLAAEATRTSNRIRGLLTQFHPSLERVLGPRLDHPAVTWLLERYGSPAALRKAGRRKLVEVTRPRAPRMAERLIDEVFDALDEQTVVVPGTGTLDIVIPSLARSLAAVHEQRRALEAQIRQLLEAHPLSPVLTSMPGVAVRTAATLLVTVGDATSFPTAAHLASYAGLAPTTKSSGTSIHGEHAPRGGNRQLKRAMFLSAFAALHDPASRSYYDRCRARGKTHTQALLRLARQRISVLFAMLRDGTFYEPRTPRLA; encoded by the coding sequence TTGTACGACATCGACGACGTGGGCGTCTTCCTCGGCCTGGACGTAGGCAAGAGCGCCCATCACGGGCACGGCCTCACCCCGGCCGGCAAGAAGGTCTTCGACAAGCAGCTGCCCAACAGCGAGCCGAAGCTGCGGGCCGTCTTCGACAAGCTGGCCGCGAAGTTCGGCACCGTGCTGGTGATCGTGGACCAGCCCGCCTCGATCGGAGCCCTGCCTCTGACAGTCGCCCGGGACGCCGGCTGCAAGGTCGCCTACCTGCCCGGACTCGCGATGCGCCGGATCGCCGACCTCTACCCGGGCGAGGCGAAGACCGACGCGAAGGACGCCGCGGTCATCGCGGACGCCGCCCGGACCATGCCGCACACCCTGCGCTCGCTTGAGCTCACCGACGAGATCACCGCCGAACTGACCGTGCTGGTGGGCTTCGACCAGGACCTGGCAGCCGAGGCCACCCGCACCTCCAACCGGATACGCGGCCTGCTCACCCAGTTCCACCCCTCGCTGGAACGCGTCCTTGGCCCACGCCTGGACCACCCCGCGGTGACCTGGCTGCTGGAACGCTACGGCTCTCCGGCCGCGCTGCGAAAAGCCGGACGCCGCAAGCTCGTCGAGGTCACCAGACCCAGAGCTCCACGCATGGCCGAGCGGCTGATCGACGAGGTCTTCGATGCCCTGGACGAACAGACCGTCGTCGTTCCAGGCACGGGCACCCTCGACATCGTCATACCCTCCCTTGCCCGTTCGCTCGCCGCCGTCCATGAACAGCGACGAGCCCTTGAAGCGCAGATCAGGCAGTTGCTGGAGGCTCACCCTCTTTCCCCGGTCCTGACCTCGATGCCGGGGGTCGCGGTCAGGACCGCCGCCACCTTGCTGGTCACCGTCGGCGACGCAACCAGCTTCCCCACCGCCGCCCATCTGGCCTCCTACGCCGGCCTCGCCCCGACGACGAAGTCTTCGGGAACCTCGATCCACGGCGAACACGCGCCCAGAGGCGGCAACCGGCAGCTCAAACGGGCGATGTTCCTGTCCGCGTTCGCCGCCCTGCACGATCCCGCCTCCCGTTCCTACTACGACCGCTGCCGAGCTCGCGGAAAGACCCACACGCAGGCCCTCCTCCGCCTCGCCCGACAGCGGATCAGCGTGCTGTTCGCGATGCTCCGCGACGGCACCTTCTACGAACCCAGAACCCCACGCCTCGCTTGA